A single window of Nicotiana sylvestris chromosome 3, ASM39365v2, whole genome shotgun sequence DNA harbors:
- the LOC104244865 gene encoding uncharacterized protein — MLHSLPSPVACMDPINSLDDKSESRLYVGNLDLRISEAALIKMFSPYGKIVAEDFLWHTRGPKRGEPRGYAFVQFSTKEEAVLAKEKMHGKLVCGRPLVVRLASEKYFMEGAESSFGAGGETSKSNFVSGSSAQMSKTAKIAAIKNKLKAMEEENQNSKRPKTTDKLSDS; from the exons ATGCTGCATAGTTTACCAAGCCCTGTTGCCTGCATG GATCCTATTAACTCTTTGGATGATAAGTCTGAAAGCAGACTTTATGTCGGAAACCTTGATCTTAGAATATCAGA GGCTGCTCTTATTAAGATGTTTTCCCCCTATGGGAAGATTGTAGCTGAAGACTTCCTGTGGCACACTCGTGGTCCTAAGCGTGGGGAGCCACGTGGTTATGCTTTTGTCCAATTTAGTACTAAAGAG GAAGCTGTACTGGCCAAGGAGAAGATGCATGGAAAATTAGTGTGTGGGCGACCTTTGGTTGTTAGGCTTGCCAGCGAGAAATATTTTATGGAAGGGGCTGAAAGCTCTTTTGGAGCTGGTGGTGAAACGAGTAAATCCAACTTTGTTTCTGGCTCTTCGGCGCAAATGAGCAAGACTGCCAAAATAGCTGCAATTAAGAACAAATTGAAGGCCATGGAAGAAGAGAACCAGAACTCAAAAAGACCAAAAACAACGGACAAGCTCTCCGATAGTTAA
- the LOC104244859 gene encoding ferric reduction oxidase 4-like — protein MGSRFVWKIVLLLLFVGWLFIWIMLPTKTYKDSWTPQLQIKLNSTYFREQGTNLLLFTFPIMLIAALSCIYLHLYSKSSSDQSTNGNKGQYFRSWKRPVLAMAPLGIVNAVELAFAAMFIALLIWSLANYVCISFGRLHMHNAGEKVWMAKFRSVFLRLGYIGNICYAFLFFPVTRLSSILPLVGLTSESSVKYHIWLGHASMALAVLHSVGFVIYYAVSHQMIEMLEWSSTYVSNMAGEIAALVAIAMWCTSLYKIRRKMFEVFFYAHQLYILYIFFYLLHVGAAYTCMILPGIFLFVIDRYLRFLQSKRRARLISARLLPCSTIELTFSKNPALTYNPTSILFVNVPSVSKLQWHPFTVVSNSNLEEDKLSVVIKCMGSWSQKLEKQLSCSPDHLQISTEGPYGPSSSHFLSRECLVMVSGGSGITPMISIIRELIYRSTQPNTKVPKVILISAFQNTADLAMIDLLLPVSSTPADISNLDLQIEAYITRENGQEHNIESAHHKQLIQTIVFKHNPNDSAISAALGPSSWLWLGAIISSSFVMFLLLLGIVTRYSIYPIERDGRLYHYSAKIIWDMFLVCASIFIATSIIFMWQKRDNEAEGKQIQNVDLPTPTGSPAGLLCGTARELESLPHQSLVQATKVHYGARPDLKRILFDCKASDVGVVVCGPQSMRHEVAKICASGLAENLHFEAISFNW, from the exons ATGGGGAGCAGATTTGTGTGGAAAATTGTTTTGCTATTGCTTTTTGTTGGATGGCTCTTCATCTGGATAATGTTACCTACAAAGACTTATAAAGATTCATGGACTCCCCAGCTCCAAATCAAGCTCAACTCCACATATTTCAGAGAACAAG GGACAAATCTTCTTTTATTTACATTTCCTATAATGTTGATAGCTGCTCTGAGCTGCATCTATCTTCATCTTTACAGCAAGTCAAGTTCTGATCAGAG TACTAATGGCAATAAGGGACAATATTTTCGTTCCTGGAAACGGCCTGTGCTTGCGATGGCTCCTCTGGGAATTGTGAACGCCGTTGAGCTTGCCTTTGCTGCTATGTTTATCGCGCTTCTAATTTGGTCTTTAGCCAACTACGTCTGTATCAGCTTTGGTCGTCTCCATATGCACAACGCTGGAGAGAAAGT GTGGATGGCAAAGTTTCGAAGTGTATTTTTAAGGCTTGGCTACATTGGGAATATTTGCTATGCGTTTTTGTTTTTCCCTGTGACTCGATTGTCTTCAATATTGCCGCTGGTTGGGCTAACCTCAGAATCAAGCGTTAAGTATCATATCTGGCTTGGTCATGCGTCAATGGCCCTTGCCGTTCTCCATAGTGTTGGCTTCGTCATATACTATGCCGTGTCTCACCAAATGATAGAG ATGTTAGAATGGAGCAGTACCTACGTATCCAACATGGCTGGAGAAATTGCTGCCTTGGTTGCAATAGCAATGTGGTGTACTAGTTTGTACAAGATCAGGAGAAAGATGTTTGAAGTATTCTTCTACGCACATCAGCTCTATATTCTCTACATCTTCTTCTACCTATTGCATGTTGGTGCTGCCTACACATGCATGATCCTCCCTGGAATTTTTCTATTTGTGATCGATCGATACTTGAGATTCTTACAGTCTAAACGAAGGGCTCGATTAATTTCTGCACGTCTGTTACCTTGTAGCACTATTGAACTCACCTTTTCCAAGAATCCAG CATTGACGTACAACCCTACAAGCATCTTGTTTGTGAACGTCCCAAGCGTATCCAAGTTGCAGTGGCATCCATTTACTGTAGTTTCTAACAGTAATTTGGAGGAAGATAAACTAAGTGTTGTCATTAAATGCATGGGAAGTTGGAGTCAAAAGTTAGAAAAACAACTTTCTTGTTCTCCGGATCATCTTCAAATCTCAACAGAGGGACCTTATGGACCTTCATCATCACATTTCTTAAG TCGGGAGTGCCTGGTGATGGTCAGTGGAGGAAGTGGAATTACTCCCATGATTTCCATAATCCGAGAGCTCATTTACAGAAGCACTCAACCCAACACCAAAGTACCAAAGGTGATACTAATTTCAGCTTTCCAGAACACAGCTGATCTCGCAATGATAGACCTCTTGCTTCCAGTATCCTCCACTCCTGCTGATATTTCCAACTTGGATTTGCAAATCGAAGCTTATATTACTAGAGAAAATGGACAAGAACATAACATTGAAAGTGCCCATCACAAGCAACTAATCCAAACAATAGTGTTCAAACATAATCCAAATGACTCTGCCATTTCTGCAGCCCTTGGCCCAAGCAGTTGGCTATGGCTCGGCGCGATAATTTCGTCCTCATTTGTCATGTTTCTCCTTTTGTTAGGCATTGTCACACGTTACTCCATATACCCAATTGAGCGCGATGGCAGGCTCTATCACTACAGCGCAAAAATCATTTGGGACATGTTCTTGGTTTGTGCCTCCATTTTTATTGCCACCAGCATCATTTTTATGTGGCAAAAAAGGGATAACGAAGCTGAAGGAAAACAAATTCAGAATGTGGACCTACCTACCCCTACAGGTTCACCTGCAGGTTTATTATGTGGTACAGCAAGGGAGCTCGAAAGTCTTCCTCACCAGTCTCTTGTTCAAGCCACTAAGGTGCATTATGGTGCAAGGCCTGATTTAAAAA gaatactttttgATTGCAAAGCATCAGATGTTGGAGTTGTAGTTTGCGGGCCACAGAGCATGAGACATGAAGTTGCCAAAATATGTGCTTCTGGCTTGGCAGAAAACCTGCATTTTGAGGCTATCAGCTTTAACTGGTGA